From Candidatus Saganbacteria bacterium, a single genomic window includes:
- the galT gene encoding galactose-1-phosphate uridylyltransferase yields MSQLRQNPATKEWVIIAKERAKRPEDFALAKIPEQLPEYDSKCPFCPGNESQTPKEIFEYRPSGTKPGSKGWRLRAIPNKFAALEDKAGEVPDRKKENDFFRYMDGLGVHEVIIESPRHDLHLAIMEQKHVEEIFLAYRQRYIELSKDTRFEIIKIFKNHGKGAGTSLQHPHSQIIAAPVTPTHIRSRLDEAMRYYDDEGKCVFCEMIEKEKEAGSRIVMETDNFICFEPFASRSPFETYILPKEHQDSFGMISEELTKEFAYITKSMLVKINKSLNNPDYNYMISSTPPHDSSEEYYHWHLRIDPRVTSVAGFEIGSGIYINTVIPEDLRNTPL; encoded by the coding sequence ATGTCACAGCTCCGGCAGAATCCCGCTACCAAAGAATGGGTCATAATCGCTAAAGAAAGGGCTAAAAGGCCGGAAGATTTTGCGTTGGCAAAGATCCCTGAGCAGCTGCCCGAATATGACAGTAAATGTCCCTTTTGCCCTGGCAACGAATCGCAGACACCGAAAGAAATATTTGAATACAGGCCCTCCGGCACGAAACCGGGCTCAAAAGGCTGGCGGCTGAGGGCCATCCCGAATAAATTTGCCGCGCTTGAAGACAAGGCCGGCGAGGTCCCGGACAGGAAAAAAGAAAATGACTTTTTCAGATACATGGACGGACTTGGAGTACACGAGGTCATAATCGAATCGCCCAGGCACGATCTGCACCTTGCGATAATGGAACAGAAGCATGTCGAGGAGATCTTTCTCGCGTACAGGCAAAGATATATCGAACTGAGCAAAGACACACGGTTCGAGATCATCAAGATATTTAAGAACCACGGCAAAGGCGCGGGAACATCTCTCCAGCATCCTCATTCCCAGATAATAGCGGCGCCGGTCACGCCGACGCATATCAGGAGCAGGCTTGATGAAGCCATGAGATACTACGATGACGAGGGAAAATGCGTGTTTTGCGAGATGATAGAAAAGGAAAAAGAAGCCGGGTCCAGGATCGTCATGGAGACAGATAATTTCATCTGCTTTGAGCCGTTCGCTTCAAGGTCCCCTTTTGAGACATACATACTTCCTAAAGAACATCAGGATTCTTTCGGCATGATAAGCGAGGAACTGACAAAAGAGTTCGCCTATATCACCAAGAGCATGCTGGTAAAAATAAACAAGTCGCTGAACAATCCCGATTACAATTACATGATAAGCTCTACCCCGCCGCATGATTCAAGCGAAGAATATTATCACTGGCATCTCCGGATAGACCCGAGGGTCACTTCTGTCGCCGGGTTCGAGATCGGATCGGGAATTTACATCAACACTGTGATCCCGGAAGACCTCCGCAATACCCCTTTATGA
- a CDS encoding TlyA family RNA methyltransferase translates to MKKRLDQVLAEKGLFESRTKAQAAILAGTILVNEQKIDKSGTLVDEDSEIRILGEKMKYVSRGGLKLEKALDDFKADPSGKICIDIGASTGGFTDCLLQKGAAKVYAVDVGYGQMHLKVRNDKRVVVIERNNARYLTPEVLYGIDFETGNFASFFVMDVSFISILKILPALYKLLSENGEVVSLIKPQFEVGRKSVSKGGIVRDKKAVKEMLENIKREAENSGFKVMGTIESPITGADGNVEYFIHLKKNNTALS, encoded by the coding sequence ATGAAAAAACGCCTTGATCAGGTCCTTGCAGAGAAAGGTTTGTTTGAAAGCCGGACAAAAGCGCAGGCCGCCATCCTCGCAGGAACTATCCTTGTAAATGAACAGAAGATAGATAAAAGCGGCACCCTTGTCGATGAAGACAGCGAGATCCGCATCCTCGGCGAAAAAATGAAATATGTCAGCCGCGGCGGGCTGAAACTTGAAAAAGCGCTCGATGATTTTAAAGCCGATCCTTCCGGAAAGATCTGTATCGACATCGGCGCATCTACCGGCGGTTTTACCGACTGCCTTCTTCAGAAAGGAGCGGCAAAAGTCTACGCCGTGGATGTCGGCTACGGCCAGATGCATCTTAAAGTAAGGAACGACAAAAGGGTCGTTGTGATAGAAAGGAACAACGCCAGATATTTGACCCCGGAGGTTCTTTACGGGATAGACTTTGAAACCGGGAATTTTGCGTCTTTTTTTGTCATGGATGTCTCGTTCATTTCAATACTGAAAATCCTCCCGGCTCTTTATAAACTTCTGTCCGAAAACGGTGAAGTGGTCTCTTTGATAAAGCCGCAGTTCGAGGTCGGCAGGAAATCCGTCTCAAAGGGCGGCATAGTCAGGGATAAAAAGGCGGTCAAAGAGATGCTCGAAAATATTAAAAGGGAAGCTGAAAATTCAGGGTTTAAAGTAATGGGGACTATCGAATCCCCGATAACCGGAGCGGACGGAAATGTCGAATATTTTATTCACCTGAAGAAAAACAATACTGCTCTATCTTAA
- a CDS encoding FGGY-family carbohydrate kinase — MPVQKSGVILGVDFGTHGVRVLPIRVSTTPGQSYKCHTTDAWPCSYKTLPSGFKEQDMVKLADAGCKAIKERITTNIDPKEVLAVSTSGWMHGDVLLGSGAGGKLVPIVPASMWDCPRSAPQYESVPKDLFVELTGNQPAVRWTIIKALHRMKVQPDIWDATKYVVTPKDWWNYHLTGELRQERSDMIGAIGVDGKYADGLFKALGMANKFALLVNSTNMVGRIIKEAAQLTGLLEGTPVFAGGGDQQCARIGLGVVEAGVAGFNLGTSGVTTAFTSERKRDPEGLIHFFGDWLMACCMSSGGAFDWLSKITGLDPDELTQAALKVGPGSEGVRVFPWLSGANHPLRDPGLAGQITGLKSTHGRPHIARAFMEAVAIEMVMCADRMRDFGTLITRANLAGGGARDNTGTWPQIFADALCVPVTLNAETEASALGAAMIAAVGLGFYPDFKTAAKHMITWGKTFSPNPMNRDIYQEIKHGYESQFDLPRFNGHLV; from the coding sequence ATGCCGGTCCAAAAAAGCGGAGTTATTCTTGGCGTAGATTTCGGTACCCATGGAGTAAGAGTTTTACCGATCAGGGTAAGTACCACTCCCGGACAAAGCTATAAATGCCATACAACAGATGCATGGCCCTGTAGTTATAAGACTCTTCCAAGCGGATTTAAAGAACAGGATATGGTCAAGCTTGCAGATGCGGGATGCAAGGCGATAAAAGAACGCATTACAACAAACATTGATCCAAAAGAAGTACTGGCAGTCTCGACCTCAGGCTGGATGCACGGTGATGTTCTGCTCGGGAGTGGTGCGGGAGGCAAGTTGGTGCCGATAGTCCCTGCATCGATGTGGGATTGCCCCAGGTCTGCGCCACAATATGAAAGTGTTCCGAAGGATCTTTTTGTCGAGTTGACCGGAAATCAACCGGCAGTAAGGTGGACGATCATCAAAGCGCTTCACAGGATGAAAGTACAACCGGATATTTGGGATGCGACAAAATATGTAGTTACACCAAAAGACTGGTGGAATTATCATCTGACAGGGGAATTAAGACAGGAAAGGTCCGACATGATCGGAGCGATAGGAGTTGACGGGAAATATGCGGACGGGTTATTTAAAGCACTGGGTATGGCCAATAAATTTGCCCTGTTAGTCAATTCTACTAATATGGTTGGCCGAATAATCAAAGAAGCAGCTCAACTGACCGGATTGCTAGAGGGAACCCCTGTTTTTGCGGGAGGAGGGGACCAGCAGTGCGCGAGGATCGGACTCGGGGTAGTTGAGGCCGGGGTTGCGGGCTTTAACCTTGGGACATCGGGAGTGACGACCGCATTTACATCTGAGCGCAAACGCGATCCGGAAGGTCTGATCCACTTTTTTGGAGACTGGCTGATGGCGTGCTGCATGTCGTCAGGCGGCGCATTTGACTGGTTATCAAAGATTACCGGATTAGATCCGGATGAACTTACTCAAGCGGCCTTAAAAGTCGGTCCTGGCTCAGAAGGCGTTAGGGTATTCCCGTGGTTGTCCGGTGCAAACCATCCGCTTAGGGACCCAGGTCTGGCCGGTCAGATAACCGGGCTGAAGTCAACTCATGGCAGGCCCCATATTGCCAGGGCTTTCATGGAAGCGGTCGCAATTGAAATGGTAATGTGCGCTGACAGAATGCGTGATTTCGGCACGCTGATAACAAGGGCCAATCTTGCGGGAGGAGGAGCGCGCGATAATACGGGAACCTGGCCGCAGATATTCGCGGACGCGCTCTGTGTGCCGGTGACTCTCAATGCCGAGACTGAAGCTTCTGCTCTCGGGGCTGCTATGATCGCTGCTGTCGGGCTCGGGTTTTACCCGGACTTCAAAACCGCAGCTAAACATATGATCACATGGGGAAAAACATTCAGTCCAAATCCGATGAATAGAGATATCTATCAAGAAATAAAACACGGATATGAGTCTCAATTTGACCTTCCCCGATTTAATGGACACCTCGTGTAG
- the carA gene encoding glutamine-hydrolyzing carbamoyl-phosphate synthase small subunit produces MYGVLVLEDGMYFEGEAFGAEGVSFGEAVFNTSMTGYQEILTDPSYKYQIITMTCPLIGNYGVNKDDMESLKPHCSGFVVREKSNIFSNWRAETDLDSFLKKHNVIGLSEIDTRALTRHIRSKGAMKAVISSSETDIKDLHKKVAASASIVGMDLVKDVSCEEPYSWEKGRRDFLTDPKKKNKDSFNVVVFDFGVKFNILRKLHSLGCKVTVVPAGTKSEEIFKLKPDGILLSNGPGDPKAVAYAIETVQKLVGKFPIFGICLGHQILSLAFGGKTYKLKFGHRGANHPVKNLLTGRIEITSQNHGFAVDPGSFRNTNIDLTHINLNDGTCEGLCHKNLPAFSVQYHPEASPGPHDSEYLFTKFIDMMKKGL; encoded by the coding sequence ATGTACGGGGTACTTGTTCTTGAGGACGGGATGTATTTTGAAGGCGAGGCTTTCGGGGCTGAGGGGGTATCTTTCGGGGAAGCCGTTTTCAATACGAGCATGACCGGATACCAGGAGATACTTACCGACCCCTCCTATAAATACCAGATAATAACGATGACCTGCCCGCTTATTGGCAACTACGGGGTCAATAAGGACGATATGGAATCCTTAAAGCCCCATTGCTCCGGTTTTGTCGTCAGGGAAAAAAGCAACATCTTCAGCAACTGGAGGGCGGAGACCGACCTTGATTCTTTCCTGAAAAAGCACAATGTCATCGGCCTCTCCGAAATAGACACCAGGGCTTTGACAAGGCACATAAGGAGCAAAGGAGCTATGAAAGCCGTGATATCGTCATCAGAGACGGACATCAAGGATCTGCACAAAAAAGTGGCCGCTTCCGCTTCGATCGTCGGGATGGACCTTGTAAAGGATGTAAGCTGTGAAGAACCGTATTCATGGGAAAAGGGCCGCAGGGATTTTTTGACCGATCCGAAAAAGAAGAATAAAGATTCATTCAATGTTGTCGTTTTTGATTTCGGCGTGAAGTTCAATATCCTGAGAAAACTTCATTCTTTGGGGTGTAAAGTAACGGTAGTCCCCGCCGGCACAAAATCTGAAGAGATTTTTAAGTTAAAGCCGGACGGGATCCTGCTGTCAAACGGACCCGGAGATCCCAAAGCCGTGGCCTACGCGATAGAGACGGTACAAAAGCTCGTAGGCAAGTTCCCGATATTCGGTATCTGCCTCGGCCATCAGATATTATCGCTGGCGTTCGGAGGCAAGACCTATAAACTGAAATTCGGCCACAGGGGCGCCAACCACCCGGTAAAGAATCTTTTGACGGGAAGGATCGAGATCACATCCCAGAACCACGGGTTCGCGGTGGACCCCGGGTCCTTCAGGAACACGAACATCGATCTCACCCATATAAACCTGAACGACGGAACGTGCGAAGGGCTGTGCCATAAGAACCTGCCGGCTTTTTCGGTCCAGTATCACCCGGAAGCGTCCCCCGGCCCGCATGACAGCGAGTATTTGTTCACAAAGTTCATTGACATGATGAAAAAGGGGCTGTGA
- a CDS encoding serine/threonine-protein kinase has product MERILKSKYKILEKIAELSSHNTYSGAFADTEKPLIIKIFNRGILNSTLTKKLKKDVVRLTKLEHQFIPRVYDGDYGWQGFYFVRDFVEGKTLDETKKPFEIEAACELMTKVCGLLSFAHENGIAHGSLTPNNVFISKKNVFISDFGIESAVNQMLEQKTMSLFSENAAFFAPEMVLGEEASILSDIYQAGLLFYLILTGRLPADGQKGLSSALTSLGGTVPTPSSVNGKVPRYLDEIVLKCLEKDPLLRFAGAAQLSESINNKVLMLPKTEIFELPEIDLNIEEESRKDEPVLVELPNIEEKSDKINLFRWIMFAVWAAIAAGIIYSLIQIFIIGE; this is encoded by the coding sequence ATGGAAAGGATCCTTAAAAGCAAATATAAGATCCTTGAAAAGATAGCGGAGTTATCGTCCCACAACACATACTCCGGCGCTTTTGCCGACACCGAAAAACCGCTCATAATAAAGATCTTCAACAGGGGCATATTGAACAGCACCCTTACAAAAAAACTTAAGAAAGATGTCGTCAGGCTTACGAAGCTTGAACACCAGTTCATCCCGAGGGTCTACGACGGCGACTACGGCTGGCAAGGTTTCTATTTTGTCAGGGACTTTGTGGAGGGAAAAACGCTGGATGAGACGAAAAAACCGTTTGAGATCGAGGCCGCGTGCGAGCTTATGACAAAAGTCTGCGGACTTCTTTCTTTCGCGCATGAAAACGGCATAGCCCACGGGTCGCTTACGCCGAACAATGTCTTCATCTCAAAAAAGAACGTCTTCATATCCGATTTTGGCATAGAATCGGCCGTCAACCAGATGCTCGAGCAAAAGACCATGTCGCTTTTTTCTGAAAACGCAGCGTTCTTCGCCCCCGAAATGGTCCTTGGGGAGGAAGCTAGCATCCTTTCCGACATCTACCAGGCGGGATTATTGTTTTATCTGATACTTACCGGCAGGCTGCCTGCCGACGGGCAGAAAGGGCTTTCAAGCGCCCTGACAAGCCTTGGCGGCACAGTCCCCACGCCTTCATCGGTGAACGGCAAGGTGCCGAGATACCTGGACGAGATCGTTCTTAAATGCCTGGAAAAAGATCCTCTTCTGCGCTTTGCCGGTGCCGCGCAGCTTTCCGAAAGCATCAACAATAAAGTATTGATGCTCCCGAAAACCGAGATCTTCGAACTGCCGGAGATCGATCTGAACATCGAAGAGGAGTCAAGAAAAGACGAGCCGGTATTAGTCGAACTGCCCAACATCGAAGAAAAAAGTGATAAAATCAATCTGTTCAGGTGGATAATGTTCGCTGTCTGGGCTGCAATAGCGGCAGGGATAATATATTCTCTGATACAGATATTTATAATAGGTGAATGA
- a CDS encoding PASTA domain-containing protein, with product MADLVIYFMLSAVALAVIGYFIGAGKISLKPVTLLVMFLILVLPVGLNLFIWIYSGTIPEVFVPDVLGSPGSDAVAVLEKTGLKGEIAGISFSKEPGGTVISQQPEGGKKVKAGRLVKLIISARERSVTVPNLIGKTSTEAESILISFGLNIGQVFESPGDGTLGIVTDQKPAVGEVVSLGSNVSVTITVGNETRD from the coding sequence ATGGCTGATCTAGTTATTTATTTTATGCTCTCGGCCGTGGCACTCGCGGTGATAGGATATTTTATCGGCGCGGGAAAGATCTCTTTGAAGCCGGTCACTTTGCTTGTCATGTTCCTGATCCTGGTGCTGCCGGTCGGGCTGAATCTTTTTATCTGGATCTACTCGGGGACGATCCCCGAAGTGTTCGTCCCGGACGTACTTGGAAGTCCGGGCAGTGACGCGGTCGCAGTGCTTGAGAAGACTGGCCTTAAAGGCGAAATAGCCGGGATATCCTTCTCAAAAGAACCGGGCGGCACCGTCATCAGCCAGCAGCCCGAAGGCGGTAAAAAAGTCAAGGCGGGCCGCCTTGTCAAACTGATCATCAGTGCAAGGGAAAGATCGGTCACCGTACCGAACCTTATCGGAAAGACAAGCACGGAAGCGGAAAGCATTCTTATTTCTTTCGGCCTTAATATCGGCCAGGTGTTCGAAAGCCCGGGCGACGGAACGCTCGGTATAGTGACAGACCAGAAACCGGCCGTGGGAGAGGTCGTATCGCTGGGGTCCAACGTCTCGGTCACTATAACCGTAGGAAATGAAACCCGTGATTAA
- the rpe gene encoding ribulose-phosphate 3-epimerase, with protein sequence MIKIAPSILSADFSRLGEEIRAVEAAGADLIHIDVMDGHFVPNITIGPAIVRAARRVTALPLDVHLMIEDPAKYIRSFLDAGSDIISFHIETAKDPDKVIREIKNSGKGAAIALNPDTDIKKIEPYLEKIKMVLVMSVFPGFEKQVFIPSVLPNIKKLRDIISAKKLDVDIEVDGGINPITSKDVISAGANILVAGSAVFYGDDYKKAIRSIRNA encoded by the coding sequence GTGATTAAGATAGCACCTTCAATATTATCAGCCGACTTCTCCAGGCTGGGGGAAGAGATCAGGGCTGTGGAAGCGGCCGGCGCGGACCTCATACATATCGACGTTATGGACGGGCATTTTGTGCCTAACATCACGATCGGCCCCGCGATCGTCAGAGCTGCAAGGCGCGTAACGGCTCTTCCTCTGGATGTCCATCTTATGATAGAGGATCCCGCTAAATATATCCGTTCTTTTCTTGACGCGGGCAGTGATATAATCTCTTTTCACATCGAAACTGCAAAGGATCCTGACAAAGTGATCCGGGAGATCAAAAATTCCGGCAAGGGCGCGGCGATCGCGCTGAACCCTGACACAGACATAAAAAAAATAGAACCATATCTGGAAAAGATAAAGATGGTCCTTGTAATGTCTGTATTCCCGGGGTTTGAAAAGCAGGTTTTCATCCCGAGTGTCCTCCCGAACATAAAAAAGCTGCGCGATATCATTTCGGCAAAAAAGCTGGATGTCGACATCGAGGTGGACGGCGGCATAAACCCGATCACGTCTAAAGACGTCATTTCCGCCGGCGCAAATATCCTTGTCGCGGGATCTGCGGTCTTTTACGGCGATGATTACAAAAAAGCCATTCGGTCAATAAGAAATGCTTGA
- the ribD gene encoding bifunctional diaminohydroxyphosphoribosylaminopyrimidine deaminase/5-amino-6-(5-phosphoribosylamino)uracil reductase RibD, producing MTPQKNGADIKFMREALKLASKVLGLVSPDPAVGAVIVKNGKIISKGYHNKFSTPHAEDYAIRKAGKSAKGSTLYINLEPCCHYGNNPPCTDNIIRSGIKRVVAAMKDPNPLVNGKGFKRLKKAGIKVDVGLLENEAAVLNEFFVGHITTKRPFVILKMAMSLDGKIATKLGESRWISGDKSREFVHYLRGIVDAVMVGIGTLLKDDPLLNVRNAKGKNLTDPLKIIIDPEARVLLCSKVLQDPSRVIVAVSEAAPAIRVKKLEGIGAKVIKVRSRKGEMDLGHLLSTLGKQKITSIMIEGGGNLAASAIGTGIVDKVVFIVAPKIIGGKTSPTPVEGKGIDILARALRLKNVSTRRLGEDIIIEGYLK from the coding sequence ATGACCCCACAAAAAAATGGCGCTGATATAAAATTCATGAGAGAGGCGCTAAAGCTTGCCTCAAAAGTTTTGGGCCTTGTCTCGCCAGATCCCGCAGTCGGAGCGGTGATCGTCAAGAACGGGAAGATCATCAGCAAAGGATATCATAATAAATTTTCAACCCCCCACGCCGAGGACTATGCGATCAGGAAAGCAGGGAAATCTGCAAAAGGATCTACCCTTTATATCAACCTTGAGCCCTGCTGCCATTATGGCAACAATCCGCCGTGCACTGATAACATCATAAGGTCCGGGATAAAAAGGGTCGTCGCTGCCATGAAAGACCCTAATCCTCTCGTCAACGGCAAGGGCTTTAAAAGGTTGAAAAAGGCCGGAATAAAAGTTGACGTCGGCTTACTTGAAAATGAGGCCGCAGTGCTCAACGAGTTTTTTGTCGGGCATATCACGACAAAAAGACCTTTTGTGATACTGAAGATGGCGATGAGCCTTGACGGAAAGATTGCCACTAAACTCGGGGAGAGCCGCTGGATTTCCGGAGATAAATCAAGGGAATTTGTGCATTATTTAAGGGGCATCGTCGATGCGGTTATGGTAGGCATCGGAACTTTGCTTAAGGATGATCCTCTGCTTAATGTGAGAAATGCAAAAGGCAAAAATCTCACTGACCCGCTGAAGATAATAATCGATCCTGAAGCAAGGGTCCTCCTATGCTCAAAAGTCCTACAAGACCCGTCAAGGGTTATCGTTGCCGTATCTGAAGCGGCCCCGGCTATCAGGGTAAAAAAGCTGGAAGGCATCGGCGCAAAAGTGATAAAGGTAAGGTCCCGTAAAGGAGAAATGGACCTTGGCCATCTTTTATCAACCCTTGGAAAACAAAAAATAACAAGTATCATGATCGAGGGCGGCGGGAATCTGGCGGCCTCTGCCATCGGGACTGGGATTGTCGATAAGGTCGTGTTCATCGTTGCACCAAAGATAATCGGTGGCAAGACGTCCCCTACCCCGGTTGAAGGCAAAGGGATCGATATCCTGGCGCGCGCACTCCGCCTGAAAAATGTCTCCACAAGAAGGCTTGGCGAGGATATAATAATAGAAGGATATTTAAAATGA
- a CDS encoding UbiA family prenyltransferase, whose translation MKVLELIFITMQPSRWWRCSVILISLFFTGGAWNIIIILKMIVAFLIFSLLTGAINIMDDIADLEKDKQDLLKRTKPLASGELSVNKAEFSVAMLLIGSFVAAFFFGPLFGAAAVGYFFIELCYYLFFKKIAVVDSLAIAGETCMLFIAGTVASGKVLSSWLFVFVVASSVFLVFCENKRRLALSPEDQGLLKKYGAASLGRLIDISAPFVLIIYSLYTLISPDGIRFNLVYTVPFAMYAVYRIMMLIDEKTSDKGFEKILLKDRNFIVAIGSWAALLLVLTSIF comes from the coding sequence ATGAAGGTCCTTGAACTTATTTTCATAACGATGCAACCGTCAAGATGGTGGCGTTGCAGCGTGATACTTATTTCTTTGTTCTTTACCGGAGGAGCATGGAATATTATAATCATATTGAAAATGATCGTGGCTTTCCTGATATTTTCTCTCCTCACCGGTGCCATCAATATAATGGACGATATAGCCGACCTTGAAAAAGATAAGCAGGACCTATTAAAGCGCACCAAGCCGCTGGCAAGCGGCGAACTGTCCGTGAACAAGGCCGAGTTTTCCGTCGCGATGCTGCTAATAGGCTCGTTTGTCGCCGCTTTTTTCTTCGGGCCGCTGTTCGGCGCTGCAGCGGTAGGTTATTTCTTCATCGAACTGTGCTATTATCTCTTTTTCAAAAAAATAGCCGTGGTCGACAGCCTCGCGATCGCTGGTGAAACCTGCATGCTGTTCATTGCCGGTACTGTCGCCTCGGGGAAAGTTCTTTCTTCGTGGCTTTTTGTCTTTGTAGTCGCGTCATCGGTCTTCCTGGTCTTCTGCGAGAACAAAAGGCGCCTTGCGCTGTCACCGGAAGACCAGGGACTTTTAAAAAAATACGGTGCGGCATCTTTGGGGCGGCTTATCGATATCTCCGCTCCTTTTGTCCTTATCATCTATTCTTTATATACTCTGATATCTCCCGACGGGATAAGGTTCAATCTTGTGTATACCGTTCCCTTTGCCATGTATGCTGTCTACAGGATCATGATGCTGATAGATGAAAAGACCTCTGACAAAGGGTTTGAAAAAATACTGCTAAAGGATAGGAATTTCATTGTTGCAATTGGATCGTGGGCGGCGCTTCTTCTGGTATTGACCTCGATATTTTAA
- a CDS encoding SUMF1/EgtB/PvdO family nonheme iron enzyme translates to MNNIRGTMSGWMSGGKPVSRIDFRRLLSVADRIKQGDDTILTRMQIPAFAKITGKPIRIMKGEVTTDQFRQFVDSAKYAITGDKANLLVSTLPGQTITAIYLNLNDGRAYAKWLSEMTGRSFRLPTEKEWLDAAATIGSKLSGSKWEWTETPVEKRSFALRCLHIENRHTQPSWFRDYIIAVRLVEDLK, encoded by the coding sequence GTGAATAATATTAGAGGGACCATGAGCGGATGGATGAGCGGCGGGAAACCCGTGTCAAGAATAGACTTTAGGCGCTTATTATCAGTAGCAGATAGAATAAAACAAGGGGATGATACAATCTTAACGCGCATGCAAATACCGGCGTTCGCAAAAATTACCGGAAAGCCTATTAGAATAATGAAAGGGGAGGTCACGACTGACCAATTCCGCCAATTTGTTGATAGCGCAAAATACGCGATCACCGGAGACAAAGCAAACCTTCTAGTGTCAACCCTTCCCGGTCAAACAATAACGGCAATATATTTAAACTTGAATGATGGCCGGGCATATGCTAAATGGTTGAGCGAAATGACAGGAAGAAGTTTTAGGCTCCCAACCGAAAAAGAATGGCTAGATGCCGCGGCAACAATCGGAAGTAAACTATCCGGAAGCAAATGGGAATGGACAGAAACCCCCGTTGAAAAAAGATCCTTTGCCCTTCGCTGCTTGCACATCGAGAACCGCCACACCCAACCATCGTGGTTTCGTGACTACATTATTGCGGTCCGTCTTGTTGAGGACTTAAAATAA
- a CDS encoding aspartate carbamoyltransferase catalytic subunit: MALKSKDLLGLKELSAGEINQILNTAESMKEILSRPMRTVPALSGKIVTTLFYEPSTRTKNSFETAAKLLSASTNSIAAGTSSVVKGETLIDTARNLEAIGTDAIIMRHSMAGAPHLIAGHVSGPVINAGDGCNEHPTQALLDIFTMIEKKGSVKGKKVVIVGDILHSRVARSNTWGLLKLGASVSLVGPPTLIPKGIEETGAKVSYDLDKELENADFVNVLRIQLERQKGGLFPSLLEYHKLYGVTAERLKKAKKDIIVMHPGPINRGVELSSDVADGPYNVILDQVTNGVAVRMAVLFLLLEGGK, translated from the coding sequence ATGGCGCTAAAGTCAAAAGACCTCCTCGGTCTCAAAGAACTGTCCGCCGGCGAGATCAATCAGATACTCAACACCGCAGAAAGCATGAAAGAGATCCTCTCGCGGCCGATGAGGACCGTTCCCGCGCTTTCCGGCAAGATAGTGACCACGCTTTTTTACGAGCCGAGCACGCGGACAAAGAATTCTTTTGAAACAGCGGCAAAACTTCTTTCGGCATCGACCAACAGCATTGCCGCCGGCACCAGCAGCGTCGTGAAAGGCGAGACACTGATAGATACCGCCAGAAATCTTGAAGCTATCGGGACCGATGCCATAATAATGCGGCACAGCATGGCAGGCGCTCCGCACCTGATAGCCGGGCATGTTTCCGGTCCCGTCATAAATGCAGGTGACGGCTGCAACGAACATCCGACCCAGGCGCTTCTGGATATCTTCACGATGATAGAGAAAAAAGGTTCCGTGAAAGGCAAAAAAGTGGTGATCGTCGGAGATATTCTGCACAGCCGTGTCGCGCGCAGCAACACGTGGGGGCTTTTAAAGCTCGGAGCTTCGGTCTCTCTCGTCGGTCCTCCGACGCTCATCCCGAAAGGCATCGAAGAGACCGGCGCGAAAGTTTCATATGACCTGGACAAGGAGCTTGAGAACGCGGATTTTGTGAATGTGCTGCGCATCCAGCTTGAAAGGCAGAAGGGCGGTCTTTTTCCGTCGCTTCTTGAATACCACAAGCTTTACGGCGTCACGGCGGAAAGGCTCAAAAAGGCTAAAAAGGATATTATTGTCATGCATCCCGGTCCGATAAACAGGGGAGTCGAACTCAGCTCCGATGTTGCCGACGGCCCATATAACGTGATCCTTGACCAGGTGACCAATGGCGTCGCCGTCCGGATGGCGGTCCTGTTCCTTCTCCTTGAGGGCGGTAAGTAG